A portion of the Lolium rigidum isolate FL_2022 chromosome 1, APGP_CSIRO_Lrig_0.1, whole genome shotgun sequence genome contains these proteins:
- the LOC124683551 gene encoding pectinesterase inhibitor 28-like has translation MAPTMAITTATLVLLVVFLLAPTALASRSGPSSHHGHGSHAKHSPPPPPPPAPVAPVAAALVRTTCNSTAYYDLCVSSLAADPSSATADVRGLSAIAVSAAASNASASAAALGSNVTAQGGAAVDGTVQALLRTCAVKYGQARDALAAAKVSIAQQDYDYAAVHVSAAAEYPQVCKTLFRRQRPGAYPAELAAREEALNQLCSVALDIISLLSAT, from the coding sequence ATGGCGCCAACAAtggccatcaccaccgccaccctcgtgctcctcgtcgtcttcctcctcgctcccaccgccctcgcctctcgctcaGGCCCATCCTCGCACCACGGCCACGGCAGCCACGCCAAGcactcgccgccgccaccacccccgCCCGCGCCAGTCGCCCCGGTGGCCGCGGCGCTGGTCCGCACCACCTGCAACTCCACCGCCTACTACGACCTCTGCGTGTCCTCCCTGGCCGCGGACCCCTCCAGCGCCACCGCCGACGTCCGCGGCCTCTCGGCCATCGCCGTCTCGGCCGCAGCCTCCAACGCCTCGGCCTCAGCCGCCGCCCTCGGCTCTAACGTGACCGCGCagggcggcgccgccgtcgacGGCACCGTGCAGGCGCTGCTCCGCACGTGCGCGGTCAAGTACGGCCAGGCCCGGGACGCGCTGGCCGCGGCCAAGGTCTCCATCGCGCAGCAGGACTACGACTACGCCGCCGTGCACGTCAGCGCCGCCGCCGAGTACCCGCAGGTGTGCAAGACGCTGTTCCGGCGGCAGAGGCCAGGGGCGTACCCCGCGGAGCTGGCGGCCAGGGAGGAGGCGCTCAATCAGCTATGCTCCGTCGCGCTCGACATCATCTCCCTCCTCAGCGCCACCTAG
- the LOC124683550 gene encoding protein mago nashi homolog 2, translating into MAAAGGAGGEDASGAEFYLRYYVGHKGKFGHEFLEFEFRPDGKLRYANNSNYKNDTMIRKEVFVSPSVLREARRVIQDSEIMKEDDSNWPEPDRVGRQELEIVMGNEHISFTTSKIGSLVDVQTSNDPEGLRIFYYLVQDLKCFVFSLINLHFKIKPIQL; encoded by the exons atggcggcggccggcggcgcgggcggcgaggatGCCAGCGGGGCGGAGTTCTACCTGCGGTACTACGTGGGGCACAAGGGCAAGTTCGGGCACGAGTTCCTGGAGTTCGAGTTCCGCCCCGACGGCAAGCTCCGGTACGCCAACAACTCCAACTACAAGAACGACACCATGATCCGCAAGGAGGTCTTCGTCTCCCCCTCTGTGCTCCGCGAGGCCAGGAGGGTCATCCAGGACTCCGAG ATAATGAAGGAGGACGACAGCAACTGGCCGGAGCCCGACCGCGTCGGCAGGCAGGAGCTCGAGATTGTCATGGGCAACGAGCacatctccttcaccacctccaAGATCGGCTCCCTCGTGGACGTCCAGACCAGCAACGACCCGGAGGGCCTCCGCATCTTCTACTACCTCGTCCAG GACCTGAAGTGTTTCGTGTTTTCACTTATCAACCTCCACTTTAAGATCAAGCCTATTCAACTTTGA